The following proteins are co-located in the Rippkaea orientalis PCC 8801 genome:
- a CDS encoding non-ribosomal peptide synthetase, with product MSFPTNFQQKNINIESIYPLSPMQQGMLFHGLYEPESGVYCEQLLMTFHGHINQAIFQKAWQKVVDRHAILRTFFVWQNRQQPLQIVRKQVDLPWQNLDWRTYCLDDQKNHLKTLLATDKKQGFKLEQAPLMRCTLIQVAEKTYQFIWSHHHLLIDGWCVPLILQEVFSFYDALQEGKELYLTPPTPYRNYISWLQQQDLVKAENFWRKNLEGLETPTPLTVNKSVKKDIQTPAIYEEQSLTLSTKVTNNLQQLCRQSRITLNTVFQGAWALLLRRYSGESDIIFGSTVSGRPPELPGVESIVGLFINTLPVRIKIPENQPLIPWLKQLAMEQIIREDYSYSSLVDIQGWSNIPRSVPLFESILVFENYPLDRSLLQTMRGLTIGDIKPIEQTNYPLTITAIPGECLEIKISYNLSHFEPMTITRMMGHLETLLTGMAHNPSQIITHLPLLTEPEKHQLLINWNDNQIDYPKDQCIHQLFEDQVIKNPDAVALVFQGETLTYQQLNKKANQLAHYLQQFDLKADNLVGICLERSLEIVIGILGILKAGLAYVPLDPTYPQERLDYMVVNSQLSALISQKNLLKKLQSYSIPIICLDTNKEQIIQQKQENLIYQTNSQNLAYVIYTSGSTGKPKGVMIAHKNLINAYYAWETTYQLTTHCSSHLQMASFSFDVFSGDLVRSLCSGGKLVLCPREFLLDPPQLYQLMLEEKIDTAEFVPAVLRVLIDYLETQDKTLDFMKLLIVGSDSWYVKEHEKVKGFCGDQTRFINSYGVSEATIDSSYFEETEIRLDKEGLMPIGRPFPNTKLYILNAHLQLVPIGVTGELYISSIGLAKGYLNRPDLTQERFIINPFNPLERLYKTGDLARYLSDGNIEFLGRIDNQVKIRGFRIELAEIEAILTLHESIKQAVVMVKEEQPGNKHLVAYITCHQATTEASNNLTKILTNYLKENLPHYMVPRIFVVLETFPLTPNGKIDRRGLPTPDYSHSSDTEDFLLPKTPTEEIIGSIWSEILKIESISIKSNFFELGGHSLLATQVISRIREAFRLEIPLKSLFEFPTVEQLNQQLENFQTAKNNKLSEIIPTPRTQEIPLSFAQQRLWFLDQLEGKSPTYNMPGVLHLSGQLNLKALEESFKTIVSRHEVLRTNFRTIKGKAIQIINSHNNLSIEVIDVSLLDTKVDIQELIYQETHKSFDLEKDSLIRISVIQLETEENILLLTIHHIICDGWSIDILITELIALYQSYLEKKPASLPDLKIQYADFSSWQRNYLQGEILDEQLNYWQTKLAGIPSLLKIPTDHPRPAIQSFKGRCQTFTIEQKLRDKLKQVSQQNQATLFMTIFAAWGILLSKYSRETDVVIGSPIANRNRTEIEPLIGFFANTLALRLNFSENPKFTELLKQVRQVCLEAYAHQDLPFEKLVEVLQPERNLSNNPIFQVMFVWESINDKNWQLPGLTLKVLDRKDTIAQFDLTLSISETPTELLGEIEYSTDLFESSTIERMVNHFLVLLEQIVTNPSQPIQQLSLLTEAEQKQLLIEWNNTKTNYPQGQCIHQLFEAQVLKTPNAVAVKQQGNQLTYAELNQKANQVAHYLQELGVKPDNLVGICISRSLDMIIGILGILKSGAAYLPLDPTYPKDRLIYLLEDAKVEILLTKDTLLNDLPTRFTKVICLDQDWSQIAVQNTTNPIIKVQEHNLAYVIYTSGSTGNPKGVMIEHRALVNFTKAAINNYQITEQDRVLQFASISFDAAAEEIYPCLSCGATLVLRTDEMLSSIATFFHQCQQETITVLDLPTAYWQQIITVLNNQSETLFYSLRLVIIGGERVIPEKIRTWQKQVGNYPKLLNTYGPTEATVVSTIYSVDSSAKIKQEVPIGRPINNVLTYILNEQLQPVPIGIPGELHIGGMGLARGYLNRPELTAKSFINNPFDSSELLYKTGDLVRYLSDGNIEYLGRIDNQVKIRGFRIELGEIESVLISHPDIKETVVIVREDTPENKRLVAYVVSNFIYSDNDLKKTLSNYLKNKLPNYMVPSVFIALEKLPLTQNGKIDYSALPIPNQSVRNNEILKSPTNFIEATLVEIWQDILKLEAISIDQNFFELGGDSIISIQVVARAKQAGIKITSKQLFENQTIAELATVAELDKPFLAEQGLVEGVAPLTPIQHWFFQENFSNAHHWNQAILLEVDPNINPKYLRDAFTYLINHHDSLRFRFNQVDGSWQQSYSLSDNHIGFEIVDLSNVSSSEQSNVIETQIDQCQVNLNLSQGPIFSVMLFQLGDHQPSRLFLVIHHLVVDGVSWRILLEDLATIYQQIRQKQSINLPVKTTSFKEWSEKLSDYAQSQIVQSELEYWVAISEAKVKSLFVDYEVSLDKNTVNSTQNLTISLSQENTRALLQDVAATYNTQINDVLLTALVQSFSYFTEETYLLIDLEGHGREDLFEEVDLSRTVGWFTTVFPVLLTLPNSQNLGDHLKSIKEQLRQIPKRGIGYGILRYLNLNKDIKESLKAIAKPQISFNYLGQLNAQISSPPFLRLAQESTGLAFSPENQNSHLIDINCLVVSEQLEITWSYSKNLYKKSTIERLSQQYIETLQQLINHCQSTDAGGYTPSDFPDANVTQSFLDELQKNYKIEAIYPLSPMQQGMLFHALYEPQAGMYFGQFNLIFKGKVKIDIIEKAWQKVINRHGVLKTFFVWENSQKPIQVVCQSVKLPWNTYDWQQLSKAEQKEQLEILLKADYQQGFDLNKAPLMRFTLIQISDEIYHLIWSHHHILLDGWCLPILFQEFLSFYDALIQDKALNLDPPIPYQNYIRWLQKQDVNKAKRFWQKNLEGFTKPTSLPLDYSVTSNSRKSVRYQQQSFKLSHDITYQLQQLCRQHHLTQNTIIQGGFALLLSHYSGQFDIVFGATISGRSPELSGVQSMIGLFINTLPVRIKITKDKTLLSWLKKLGINQVERESYSYSSLANIKEWSDIPANTSLFESILVFENYPMDQSLLERTGDFVISEFNGESETTNYPLTIAALPDREFQIDVRYNPNYFKAQTISQMISNFQLILTEMITHPNQILSDIQTIVLHNQVEQTEQQKQALLKNAQQKLQSRRRKSQEIN from the coding sequence ATGAGTTTTCCTACTAACTTCCAACAAAAAAATATCAATATCGAATCGATTTACCCTCTTTCTCCAATGCAGCAAGGAATGCTGTTTCATGGACTCTATGAACCAGAGTCAGGAGTTTATTGTGAACAACTACTTATGACTTTTCATGGGCATATTAATCAAGCAATATTCCAAAAAGCTTGGCAAAAAGTTGTTGATCGTCATGCTATCTTACGAACTTTCTTTGTTTGGCAAAATCGTCAGCAACCTCTCCAAATTGTTCGTAAACAAGTTGATTTACCTTGGCAAAATCTTGATTGGAGGACTTATTGTTTAGATGATCAAAAAAATCATCTAAAAACCCTGTTGGCAACTGATAAAAAACAGGGTTTTAAACTTGAGCAGGCCCCCTTGATGCGTTGTACCTTAATCCAGGTAGCAGAGAAAACTTATCAATTTATTTGGAGTCATCATCATCTGTTAATTGATGGTTGGTGTGTTCCACTTATTTTACAAGAAGTTTTCTCATTTTACGACGCATTACAAGAAGGAAAAGAGCTATATTTAACACCACCCACACCTTACCGCAATTATATTAGTTGGTTACAACAACAAGATTTAGTAAAAGCCGAAAATTTTTGGCGTAAAAATCTAGAAGGGTTAGAAACACCTACTCCTTTAACTGTCAATAAAAGTGTCAAAAAAGATATTCAAACACCTGCTATCTATGAAGAACAGTCTTTAACATTATCCACAAAAGTTACTAATAATTTACAACAGTTATGTCGCCAATCTCGAATTACCTTAAATACTGTTTTTCAAGGGGCTTGGGCATTGTTATTACGTCGTTATAGTGGAGAATCTGATATTATTTTTGGTTCCACTGTATCAGGTCGTCCCCCTGAATTACCTGGAGTAGAATCAATAGTAGGTTTATTTATTAATACCCTCCCAGTTCGGATAAAAATTCCTGAAAACCAGCCTCTTATTCCTTGGCTAAAACAATTAGCAATGGAACAAATTATCAGAGAAGACTATAGTTATAGTTCTCTTGTTGATATTCAAGGATGGAGTAATATCCCTCGCAGTGTTCCTCTGTTTGAAAGTATTTTAGTATTTGAAAATTATCCCCTTGATAGGTCTTTATTACAAACCATGAGAGGCTTAACAATTGGTGATATTAAACCTATTGAACAAACCAATTATCCCCTAACTATTACAGCCATACCTGGGGAATGCTTAGAAATCAAAATTAGTTATAATTTAAGTCATTTTGAGCCAATGACTATCACAAGAATGATGGGACATCTAGAAACTTTACTAACAGGAATGGCTCATAATCCATCCCAAATTATTACCCATTTACCTCTATTAACAGAACCCGAAAAACATCAACTGTTAATCAACTGGAATGATAATCAAATAGATTATCCTAAAGATCAATGTATTCATCAATTATTTGAGGATCAAGTTATCAAAAATCCAGACGCAGTTGCATTAGTCTTTCAAGGAGAAACACTCACCTATCAACAATTAAATAAAAAAGCAAATCAACTTGCTCATTACTTACAACAATTTGACCTGAAAGCAGATAATTTAGTAGGAATTTGCCTAGAACGTTCTTTAGAAATAGTTATCGGTATTTTGGGGATTCTTAAAGCCGGATTAGCCTATGTTCCTCTTGATCCTACTTATCCTCAAGAAAGGCTAGATTATATGGTAGTAAATTCTCAATTATCTGCTTTAATTAGCCAAAAAAACTTACTCAAAAAACTGCAAAGTTATTCTATTCCAATTATTTGTTTAGACACTAATAAAGAGCAAATTATACAGCAAAAACAAGAAAATTTAATTTATCAAACCAACTCACAAAACTTAGCTTATGTTATCTATACATCAGGTTCTACAGGCAAACCTAAAGGTGTAATGATTGCCCATAAAAACCTTATTAATGCCTATTATGCTTGGGAAACTACTTATCAGTTAACAACTCATTGTAGCAGTCATTTACAAATGGCTAGTTTTTCCTTTGATGTCTTTTCAGGAGACTTAGTTCGTAGTCTTTGTTCTGGAGGAAAATTAGTGCTATGTCCGAGAGAATTTTTATTAGACCCGCCGCAACTTTATCAATTAATGCTAGAAGAAAAAATTGACACGGCTGAATTTGTTCCCGCAGTATTAAGAGTGTTGATTGACTATTTAGAAACTCAGGATAAGACTTTAGACTTTATGAAATTATTGATTGTAGGGTCTGATAGTTGGTATGTCAAAGAACACGAGAAAGTTAAGGGATTTTGTGGCGACCAAACTCGCTTTATTAATTCCTATGGGGTCAGCGAAGCGACTATTGATAGTTCTTATTTTGAGGAAACCGAAATTAGGTTAGACAAAGAGGGATTAATGCCTATTGGCCGTCCTTTTCCTAATACAAAACTCTATATTTTAAATGCACATTTACAATTGGTTCCTATTGGAGTTACTGGGGAACTTTATATTAGTAGTATTGGCTTAGCAAAAGGCTACTTAAATCGCCCTGATTTAACCCAAGAAAGATTTATTATTAATCCTTTTAATCCTTTAGAAAGATTATACAAAACAGGGGATTTAGCGCGTTATCTTTCTGATGGGAACATTGAATTTTTAGGAAGAATTGATAATCAAGTAAAAATTCGAGGTTTTCGCATTGAATTGGCAGAAATTGAGGCAATTTTAACTCTTCATGAAAGTATCAAACAAGCAGTGGTTATGGTTAAAGAAGAGCAACCTGGAAATAAACACTTAGTTGCTTATATAACCTGTCATCAAGCTACTACTGAAGCTTCAAATAATCTGACAAAAATTTTGACAAACTATCTTAAAGAAAATTTACCACATTATATGGTTCCTCGTATTTTTGTGGTATTAGAAACTTTTCCTTTAACTCCCAATGGTAAAATAGACCGACGTGGACTTCCTACCCCTGATTATTCTCACTCCAGTGATACAGAAGATTTTCTGTTACCTAAGACTCCTACTGAAGAAATTATTGGGTCTATTTGGTCAGAAATTTTAAAAATAGAATCCATTAGTATCAAAAGTAACTTCTTTGAATTAGGAGGACATTCATTATTAGCTACTCAAGTGATTTCCCGTATTCGAGAAGCATTTCGACTAGAAATTCCGTTAAAAAGCTTATTTGAATTTCCAACTGTTGAACAATTAAATCAACAATTAGAGAATTTTCAAACAGCTAAAAATAATAAACTATCTGAAATTATCCCAACTCCTCGTACGCAAGAAATTCCTCTTTCTTTTGCTCAACAAAGACTGTGGTTTTTGGATCAATTAGAAGGTAAAAGTCCTACTTATAATATGCCAGGAGTTTTACATTTAAGTGGACAATTAAACTTAAAAGCATTAGAAGAAAGTTTTAAAACGATTGTTAGTCGTCATGAAGTCTTAAGAACAAACTTTAGAACAATAAAAGGAAAAGCTATTCAAATTATCAATTCTCATAACAATTTATCCATTGAAGTAATTGATGTGAGTTTACTTGATACAAAAGTTGATATACAGGAATTAATTTATCAAGAAACTCACAAATCTTTTGATCTAGAGAAAGATAGTTTAATTAGGATAAGTGTTATTCAATTGGAAACAGAAGAAAATATTCTCTTACTAACGATACACCATATTATTTGTGATGGCTGGTCAATTGATATTTTGATTACAGAATTAATTGCATTATATCAAAGTTATCTAGAAAAAAAACCAGCATCTTTACCTGACTTAAAAATTCAATATGCTGATTTTTCTAGTTGGCAAAGAAACTATTTGCAAGGAGAGATTTTAGACGAACAATTAAACTATTGGCAAACCAAATTAGCTGGAATACCTTCATTATTAAAAATACCAACGGATCATCCTCGTCCTGCAATTCAAAGCTTTAAAGGTCGTTGCCAAACTTTTACAATTGAACAGAAATTAAGGGATAAATTAAAACAAGTCAGTCAGCAAAATCAAGCAACTTTATTCATGACTATATTTGCAGCTTGGGGAATATTGTTATCAAAATATAGCCGAGAAACAGATGTTGTTATTGGTTCACCAATTGCTAATCGCAACCGCACCGAAATAGAACCATTAATTGGCTTTTTTGCTAATACCTTAGCCTTAAGGCTTAACTTTTCAGAAAATCCTAAATTTACCGAATTATTAAAACAGGTAAGACAGGTTTGTTTAGAAGCTTATGCTCATCAAGATTTACCTTTTGAAAAGTTAGTAGAAGTCTTACAACCAGAAAGAAATCTCAGTAATAATCCTATTTTTCAAGTCATGTTCGTCTGGGAATCAATTAATGATAAAAATTGGCAATTACCAGGATTAACTTTAAAAGTTTTAGATAGAAAAGATACTATAGCTCAGTTTGATTTAACCCTATCTATCTCAGAAACACCAACAGAATTACTAGGAGAAATTGAATATAGTACGGACTTGTTTGAATCATCAACAATAGAACGAATGGTTAATCATTTTCTAGTTTTACTAGAACAAATAGTAACCAACCCATCTCAACCGATTCAACAATTATCTTTATTAACAGAAGCTGAACAAAAACAGTTATTAATTGAGTGGAATAATACTAAGACTAATTATCCACAGGGTCAATGTATTCATCAATTATTTGAAGCTCAGGTCTTAAAAACACCTAATGCTGTTGCTGTTAAGCAACAAGGAAATCAACTAACTTATGCTGAATTGAATCAAAAAGCTAATCAAGTTGCTCACTATTTACAAGAACTAGGGGTTAAACCTGATAATTTAGTTGGCATTTGTATTAGTAGATCTCTAGATATGATAATAGGAATTTTAGGCATTTTGAAATCAGGAGCCGCTTATTTACCACTAGATCCAACTTATCCTAAAGACCGATTAATCTACTTATTAGAAGATGCTAAGGTTGAAATTTTATTAACTAAAGACACTTTATTAAACGACTTACCTACCCGTTTTACTAAAGTGATTTGTTTAGATCAAGATTGGTCACAAATTGCTGTTCAAAACACCACAAATCCCATTATTAAAGTCCAAGAACATAATTTAGCTTATGTTATCTATACATCGGGTTCAACCGGAAATCCTAAAGGTGTAATGATAGAACACCGAGCATTAGTTAACTTTACAAAAGCAGCGATTAATAATTATCAAATTACCGAACAAGATCGTGTATTACAATTTGCTTCAATTAGTTTTGATGCAGCAGCAGAAGAAATTTATCCTTGCTTAAGTTGTGGAGCAACATTGGTCTTAAGAACTGACGAAATGTTGAGTTCTATAGCTACTTTTTTCCACCAATGTCAACAAGAGACTATAACTGTTTTAGATTTACCTACTGCTTATTGGCAACAGATCATAACAGTCTTAAATAACCAATCTGAAACACTCTTTTATTCTTTACGCTTAGTAATAATTGGGGGTGAAAGAGTTATTCCTGAAAAAATTAGAACTTGGCAGAAACAAGTAGGCAATTATCCAAAATTACTAAATACCTATGGTCCAACTGAAGCAACGGTTGTTTCTACCATTTATTCGGTTGATTCTTCGGCAAAAATTAAACAAGAAGTGCCTATTGGCCGACCGATTAATAATGTGCTGACTTATATTTTAAACGAACAATTACAACCTGTTCCAATTGGTATTCCAGGGGAATTACATATTGGTGGAATGGGACTAGCTAGGGGGTATCTCAACCGTCCCGAATTAACCGCAAAAAGCTTTATAAATAATCCCTTTGATTCCTCGGAATTATTATATAAAACAGGGGATTTAGTTCGCTATCTTTCAGATGGTAATATTGAATATTTAGGACGAATTGATAATCAAGTTAAAATTCGAGGATTTCGCATTGAATTAGGCGAAATAGAATCGGTTTTAATTAGTCATCCTGATATTAAAGAAACGGTGGTCATTGTCAGGGAAGATACTCCTGAAAACAAACGTTTAGTTGCTTATGTGGTTTCTAATTTTATTTATTCAGACAATGATCTTAAGAAAACCCTCAGTAACTATTTAAAAAATAAACTGCCTAATTATATGGTTCCTAGTGTTTTCATTGCTTTAGAAAAACTGCCTTTAACTCAGAACGGAAAAATTGACTATTCAGCTTTACCAATTCCTAATCAGTCTGTCCGTAATAATGAGATTTTAAAATCTCCTACTAATTTTATTGAAGCTACTTTAGTAGAAATTTGGCAAGATATTTTAAAGTTAGAAGCGATTAGTATTGATCAGAACTTTTTTGAATTGGGAGGGGACTCTATTATCAGTATTCAAGTCGTTGCTCGTGCAAAACAAGCAGGAATTAAAATTACTTCAAAACAACTTTTTGAAAATCAAACAATTGCTGAATTAGCTACAGTTGCTGAACTTGATAAACCGTTTCTTGCTGAACAAGGATTAGTTGAAGGAGTTGCACCGTTAACTCCGATTCAACATTGGTTTTTTCAAGAAAATTTCTCTAATGCTCATCATTGGAATCAAGCTATTTTATTAGAAGTTGATCCAAATATTAATCCAAAATATTTAAGAGACGCTTTCACTTATTTAATTAATCATCATGATAGTTTAAGATTTCGTTTTAATCAAGTTGATGGAAGTTGGCAACAAAGTTATAGTTTATCTGATAATCATATTGGCTTTGAGATTGTTGATTTATCAAATGTATCTTCTTCTGAACAGTCTAATGTTATTGAAACTCAGATTGATCAATGTCAAGTCAATTTAAACCTAAGTCAAGGTCCAATTTTTAGTGTGATGTTATTCCAGTTGGGAGATCATCAACCTAGTCGTCTTTTCCTGGTTATTCATCATCTAGTTGTTGATGGAGTGTCCTGGCGTATTTTGCTTGAAGATTTAGCAACTATTTATCAACAAATTCGTCAAAAGCAATCCATTAATTTACCTGTTAAAACTACATCATTTAAAGAATGGTCAGAAAAATTAAGCGATTATGCTCAATCCCAAATTGTACAATCTGAATTAGAGTATTGGGTGGCTATCTCTGAAGCTAAGGTTAAAAGTCTTTTCGTTGATTATGAGGTTTCTTTAGACAAGAATACTGTCAACTCAACTCAAAATCTTACCATTTCTTTGAGTCAAGAGAATACCCGTGCTTTGTTACAGGATGTTGCTGCCACTTATAACACTCAAATTAATGATGTTTTGTTAACCGCTTTAGTGCAAAGTTTTTCCTATTTTACCGAGGAAACTTATTTACTAATTGACTTAGAAGGCCATGGTCGAGAAGACTTATTTGAAGAAGTAGATTTGTCCCGAACAGTGGGATGGTTTACCACTGTATTTCCCGTTTTATTAACCTTACCTAATAGTCAAAACTTAGGAGATCATCTCAAAAGTATTAAAGAACAATTACGACAAATTCCTAAGCGTGGAATTGGCTACGGAATCTTACGCTATTTAAACTTAAATAAAGACATTAAAGAATCTTTAAAAGCGATAGCCAAGCCTCAAATAAGTTTTAATTATTTAGGACAACTAAACGCACAAATTTCTTCCCCTCCTTTCTTAAGATTAGCACAAGAATCCACAGGGTTAGCTTTTAGTCCAGAGAATCAAAATTCTCATTTAATTGATATTAATTGTCTTGTGGTTTCAGAGCAATTAGAAATCACTTGGAGTTATAGTAAAAATCTCTATAAAAAATCTACAATTGAAAGATTATCTCAACAATATATAGAGACATTACAACAACTAATTAATCATTGTCAGTCTACTGATGCAGGAGGGTATACACCTTCAGATTTTCCTGATGCTAACGTAACCCAATCTTTCTTAGATGAACTTCAGAAAAACTATAAAATTGAGGCTATTTATCCCCTTTCTCCAATGCAACAAGGAATGCTATTTCATGCTCTTTATGAACCACAAGCTGGAATGTATTTCGGGCAATTTAATCTTATTTTTAAGGGGAAAGTGAAGATAGATATAATTGAAAAAGCATGGCAAAAAGTTATTAACAGACATGGGGTATTAAAAACTTTCTTTGTTTGGGAAAATAGTCAAAAACCGATACAGGTCGTTTGTCAAAGTGTTAAGTTACCTTGGAACACTTATGATTGGCAACAACTATCTAAAGCTGAACAAAAAGAACAGTTAGAAATATTATTAAAAGCTGATTATCAACAAGGATTTGACTTAAATAAAGCCCCATTAATGCGATTTACGTTAATTCAAATTTCTGATGAAATTTACCACTTAATTTGGAGTCATCATCATATCTTACTTGATGGTTGGTGTCTTCCTATTTTGTTTCAAGAGTTTCTCTCTTTTTATGATGCTTTGATTCAAGACAAAGCCTTAAATTTAGATCCTCCTATCCCCTATCAAAACTATATTCGTTGGTTGCAAAAACAAGATGTCAATAAGGCTAAAAGATTTTGGCAAAAAAATCTTGAAGGATTTACCAAACCCACCTCTTTACCTCTTGATTATTCTGTTACTTCAAACTCTCGAAAATCGGTTCGTTATCAACAACAATCCTTTAAACTATCCCATGACATAACCTATCAATTACAACAGCTATGTCGTCAACATCATCTTACTCAAAATACGATTATTCAAGGAGGATTTGCTTTATTACTAAGTCATTATAGTGGGCAATTTGATATTGTTTTTGGAGCAACTATATCAGGTCGTTCTCCTGAATTATCTGGAGTACAATCAATGATAGGACTGTTTATTAATACTCTCCCTGTTCGTATAAAAATCACAAAAGATAAAACCCTTCTTTCTTGGTTAAAAAAACTAGGTAT